GCAGAAAGTTTGTATCTATTTGCAGATAATTATCCGGATGATAAAATACAGACGATCAATGCAGCTTCTATTATCAGCGGATATAATGCTGATGTACAAAAGTGGTCTATCATTTCTTATCTGGCACGTGCTAATTATTCTTATAAAGATAAGTACCTGTTTACGGCTACGGTACGTACAGATGGTTCGTCACGTTTTGGAAGCAACAAAAGATATGGAACATTCCCTTCAGCTGCTTTTGCATGGAGAGCTTCGGAAGAGGAATTCCTGAAAAAAGCAACCTGGATCAGTGATTTGAAATTGAGAGCAACTTATGGTTTATCTGGTAATTACAACATTGGAAATTATACATATATCACGAATATTGGTTCATCGAATTATGTGTTTGGCGGTCAGATTTCCAGCGGCCGTGTCCCAACTTCTTTAAATAATCCAAACTTAACATGGGAAGAATCTTCACAACTGGATGCAGGTATTGATTTAGGGATCTTAAAGAACCGTTTATCATTTAATCTGGATTACTATAAAAGGATAACTAAAGGGATGTTATATAACAGTGAGATTCCTTTATCGTCTGGTTATTCAAATGCAATCATTAACTCTGGTAAGATTCAGAACCAGGGATTTGAATTCGGGTTGACTTCTAAAAATCTGGAAGGCGCATTTACGTGGAGTACCAGTGGTAACATCGCTTTTAACAGAAACAAGGTATTAGCCTTAAATGAAAATAACGACCCGATTTACAGCGGCAGAAGCGGGGAAGGTTCTTACCAGCATATTACGCAGGTAGGGCATCCTGTGGGTGAATTTTACGGATATATCCTGGAAGGTATTTACAAAGATCAGGCAGATTTGAACAACTCACCTAAACATGTGACTTCCGTAGTTGGCTCTGTAAAATATAAGGATGTGGATGGCAACGGGATTATTGAGCCCGTGAAAGATTTCGCGGTGATCGGATCACCTCAGCCCAATTTTACCTGGGGTTTGACCAATACTTTTGGTTATAAGGGGTTTGACCTGAATATTTTATTGGTAGGTTCTCAGGGCGGACAGATTTTAAAAACAGCGAATCAGTATTTGCTGAATATTGACGGTATTTTCAATGTAGACAGAAAGGTGCTGAACAGATATCGTTCACCGGAAAATCCAGGCGATGGAGTTACCCCAACTACCAATGGATCAAGGGTGATTTATCGGGACGTGAATTCTTCGTGGGTAGAAAGTGCGAGTTATATGCGTATTCAGAATATAACTTTCGGTTACCGGTTTGGGGAAAGATTGCTGCGGGCTTCCAAAGTGATTAAAGGTGCGAGAATTTATTCCAGCATTCAGAACCTGGCAACTTTTACCAAATATAGTGGTGCGAACCCAGAAGTGAGCCGGAACACAATTTCAGGAAATGCAGTAAGCAGTGCATTGGTTCCGGGAGAGGATTTTACGAATTATCCGCTGCCAAGAACGTTTACGCTGGGTCTGAACTTAACATTTTAATCTTTTGTCAATCATGAGGAATTATACAAAATATATAATAACCGGGGTACTGCTGATCAGTTTGTCGGTGTCGGGTTGTAAAAAGGCTTTTCTGGATCAAACTCCGGAAGCTTCTTTACCAGGCGTTAATTTTTACAAAACAGAAGCAGATTTTAAACAAGCAGTGAGTGGCGCTTATTCTTCTATAAGTGATATGGGAAGAGTGAATTACTGGCTATTTGGTGAAATGAGATCTGATAATACAACTTATCAATATAATCCGGCAGACCGGGGTTCTGAACAGCGCGAATTCATGGATCAGTTTCTGATCGGGGCAACGGCCGAACCTTTGCAGGGCTATTGGCAGCAAAATTATACCGGCATTTTACGTTGCAATGAAATTCTGGCCAGAATAGATGGGGTAACAATGTCTGCCGATATTAAAAATCAGTTTACAGGAGAGGCCTTGTTTTTAAGAGCTTTCCATTATTTCAATTTAGTGAGACAGTTTGGAGGAGTGCCTTTAAGGCTCGTTCCAAGTCAGTCTCCGGCAGATGCACGTTCCAAAGGAAGAGCTTCTGTAGAAGATGTGTATACACAAATCGTTACTGATCTGACAGCTGCCGTTACTAAGTTACCTGTTAAATATACAAGCATAGAGGCCGGAAGAGCTACTCAGGGTGCAGCCTTAGCTTTACTGGCTAAATTATACATGACGCAAAAGAAATTTGCCGAGGCACTGGTTCCTTTGAGAAAGGTACAGCAACTGGGTTATAGTCTTGTCCCTGTGTACAAGGATATTTTTCTGCCTGCAAATAAAAACAACAGTGAATCTGTTTTTGAGATTCAGTATCTTGGATCACAGCCTGGTTTGTCGA
The sequence above is drawn from the Pedobacter cryoconitis genome and encodes:
- a CDS encoding RagB/SusD family nutrient uptake outer membrane protein; translation: MRNYTKYIITGVLLISLSVSGCKKAFLDQTPEASLPGVNFYKTEADFKQAVSGAYSSISDMGRVNYWLFGEMRSDNTTYQYNPADRGSEQREFMDQFLIGATAEPLQGYWQQNYTGILRCNEILARIDGVTMSADIKNQFTGEALFLRAFHYFNLVRQFGGVPLRLVPSQSPADARSKGRASVEDVYTQIVTDLTAAVTKLPVKYTSIEAGRATQGAALALLAKLYMTQKKFAEALVPLRKVQQLGYSLVPVYKDIFLPANKNNSESVFEIQYLGSQPGLSSDFMYQFAPWNSGSVITGDPATSLNGSSGWNIPTQDMIDAYETGDLRKDASLAVGFTDAGGKFVNIPYVKKYNHGIIDRGRTNDNFPVIRYADVLLMIAECLNEQGFAAGGEQFTLLNQIRTRAGLPAKTPGNAVAALSVDSQQAFRDAILQERRVELAFENHRWYDLVRSGKAVEVMAAHGKYEIAHKPNIPSGSYILNANKLLLPIPQREVNLDNLTQNPQ